A stretch of DNA from Micromonospora sp. NBC_01813:
CACGTCGTAGACGACCTTGTTGACCAGCACCCGGTCGCCGACCAGCAGCGTCTCCTCCATCGACCCGGAGGGAATGAAGAAGGCCTGCAGCAGAAACGACCGGATCAGCACGGCCAGGCAGAACGCCACGATGAGCAGCAGCGGGAGTTCCTGCCACAGCGGCATCTGCCGGCGTCTGCGCTGCACCATCTGCATGCTGGAGCGGCTGGCCCGGCGCGGCCGGGGCCGCGCCGCTGGTCGACTCTCCCGACGGCTCCGCTGCGCTCCGCCGACGGGCTCGGCGCGCCGCTGCCAGGGGTCCTGCTCTTCCTTCGGATACACGCTACGCATCTCCCCGGTCCCGAGACACGGCGCTACCGCCCACGGCGCCTCTTGTCAGGCGCCACGGGCGGTAGCATGGTCCACTCCCGCCGCCGCGGCAGGTGCCGCAGATGTAGCGCTCCTCATCGGTCACTACCGCAAGGGTAGTTCGCGCGCGCCCGCAGCGGCAGTCCTCGAATCGGGATCCGGGACGAACAGGCTCAACTGACCTGCTTTTCCCGCTTCTCCTTGATCTTGGCGGCCTTGCCGCGGAGGTCCCGCAGGTAGTAGAGCTTGGCGCGTCGCACGTCACCACGGGTCACCATCTCGATCCGGTCGATGGCCGGGCTGTTGACCGGGTAGGTCCGCTCGACCCCGACACCGAAGCTGACCTTGCGGACGGTGAAAGTCTCCCGCAGGCCGGCGCCCTGCCGGCGGATCACCACGCCCTGGAAGATCTGGACCCGGGAACGGTTACCTTCGATAACTCGGGCGTGCACCTTGAGCGTGTCGCCGGCGCGGAAGTCCGGAAGATCGGTCCGCTGCGACTGGGCGTCTAGAGCGTCCAGCGTGTTCATCGCTGCATCCTTGGGCTACTCAAGGCGCACCGAGTCCCGGTGCGCGGATGGATGATTCTGATCCCCGGGCGGGAGGCGTCGACACCGACCCGCCGGTTGGATCCTCGCAGCCGGGCACGCGCGCCTGGCTGCGGCAACCTCACTACTCTGCCATATCAGCGGCCGAGACTTGAAATCCGGCCGCCAGCAACAGTGCAATGTCTTTTTTGTCGAGTTTTTCGGGAGCCAGCTTCGCGATCAGATCCGGTCGGCGGGTCACGGTACGCCGCAGCCCCTGATCACGGCGCCAGCGGGCGATCCGCCCATGGTCACCAGAGCGCAGGACCTCCGGCACCTCGTGCCCGCGCCACTGCGGCGGCTTGGTGTACATCGGCGCCTCCAGCAGTCCGTCCGCGTACGACTCCTCGTCCAGCGAACCGGCGTTGCCGAGAACCCCCGGGATCAACCGGGTCACCGCCTCCAGGATGACCAGGACGGCGACCTCACCGCCAAAGATCACGAAGTCGCCGAGCGACACCTCGGTCACCGGCATCCGGGTCGACGCGTGATCGATCACCCGCTGATCGATCCCCTCGTACCGACCACAGGCGAAGATCAACCTGGGCTCGGCCGCGAGGCGCTGCGCCATCGCCTGGTCGAACCGCTCACCGACCGGGGTCGGCACCACCAACCGGGCCGGCGGTCGCCCCGGCGCGGTCAGCTCGTCGAGCGCCGCACCCCACGGCTCCGGGCGCATCACCATCCCCGCACCGCCGCCGTACGGCGTGTCGTCCACCGTACGGTGGACATCGTGCGTCCAGTTCCGTAGGTCGTGCACCGCGATGTCCAGCAGGCCCGCCCGACGGGCCCGCCCGACCAACGACAGCTCCAGCGGCGTCAGGTAGTCCGGAAAGATCGTGACGACATCCACGTGCAGACCCGCGGAGTCGGCCTGATCACCGGGCCGGCCGAGAGACTCACCGGGCCGACCAGGAGAGTCACCGGGCCGGTCGAGAGAGTCCGACCCCACCGGGTTGCTCACAGGTCGAACAGGCCGGCTGGTGCGTCGACCACCACCCGGCCACCCGGCAGATCGACCTCAGGGACGATCGCGCGGACGAACGGCACCAGCACGCTCTGGCCCCCCGGCCGACGCAGCACCAGCAAATCCGAGGCCGGAGCGTGCTCGACCCGGGTCACCTCGCCGAGAACCTCACCGGCCGGCGAGACCGCGGTCAGCCCGACCAACTGCTGGTCCCGGTACTCGTCGGGGTCCTCCGGATCGGCCACCTCGCTGCTCTCCACACAGAGCAGCACGTCGCGGAAGGCCTCAGCGACGTTGCGGTCGGTGATGCCGGCGAAGTGGATCAACGGGCGGCCCTGATGCCAGCGGAGCGACTCGACGGTCAGCCGCTGCGGGATTCGCACCTGGACCGCCCCGGGCAGCGGCTCGTCCGGCACCTCGCGGCCGGCCGGCGCCGCCGCCGGATCGGTGATCAACACCGATCCGACGGCGAACCGAAGCTCCGGCTCGTCGGTCCGGACCTCGACAGTGACCTCGCCGTGGATACCGTGCGGTCGGCCGATCCGGCCGACGATCAACAGCATCAGTACGAGTCGACGATGTCGACCCGCACGCCGCGGCCACCGATCGAGCCGATGACCTGGCGCAACGCCTTGGCGGTACGCCCGCCCCGACCGATGACCGTACCCAGGTCCTCCGGGTTCACCCGGACCTCCAGGCGCTTGCCGCGGCGCGAATCGACCAGCCGGACACGCACGTCGTCGGGGTGGGTGACGATCCCCTTGACCAGGTGCTCCAGCGCGGGCCGGAGAACCATGTCAGGCCTGCTCGGTGGAGCCTGCACCGGCTGACTCCTCGGTCGCGGCCGGTGCCTCGGCGGCCGGCGCCTCGGCAGCGGGGGCCTCGGCGACCGGCTCGGCCTTCGCCTCGGCCTTCGCGTCCGCCTTGGGCTCGGCCTTCTTCTTGGCCGGCTTGGCCGGGGCGTCGGCGATACCGGCCGAGGCCTTCGCCTCCGCCTCGTACACGGCCGTGCGGTCGGCCCGCTCCGGTGCCATCAGCAGCGGCGGCGGCGCGGGCAGGCCCTTGAACTTCTGCCAGTCGCCGGTCTTCTCCAGCAGACGCTGGACGGCCTCGCTCGGCTGGGCGCCGACCGAGAGCCAGTACTGGACGCGGTCCGAGGTCACCTCGATGACCGACGGGTGCTCCTTCGGGTGGTAGATCCCGACGAACTCGATCGCCCGGCCGTCGCGCTTGGTACGCGAGTCGGCGACGACGATGCGGTACTGCGGGTTGCGGATCTTGCCCATCCGCAGAAGCCGGATCTTTACGGCCACGGTTTGTTCGCTCCTGTTGCGATCTTCACCGGCCCCCTGGGGCGGTGCGCGGGTGAACGCCGACCGGCACAGTGGGGTTGGGCCAGAGGCAGCTCGGGTGGACTGGTTGACGTGCCCGGGTAGAGGGCGCCGGACACGCACCGGATACCAACATGTCATTGTGCCAGACGGACGGCGTACCGCCACACCCGGTGGCCCCGGCGGGTCACCGCGCCCGTCTGCCGGCGGTCAGTCGACCGCCGGCGGCCGGTCCCAGCCGGTCGGCAATTCGGCCGGAAGCGCCCAGCCAGGGTCAGGCCGGAAGCCGCACCAGGTGCCGTCGAACGGGAACTCTCCCGCTTCGGCGATCTTGATCACCCGCCGGCCCTCGGCCCGGACCGCCGCCTCGTCGCGCACCCAGTAGTGATCGGGAAAGGCCAGCCGCTCGACGAACTCCTCCTCGTCCTTCCAGGTCCAGCTGCGGTCCGGGCGTACCACGACGTCCAGGTCCTGATCGACCACGTCGACGCCGGCGAGTTCGCCGTCGGCCCAGCGCACCCCGGGCTCCTCGAGGTTGACGTACCAGTTGAGGAACCGCCCGCTGTCGTCGCGGAACCACCAGACCGAGTGGGCCGCGCCAGCGGGCAGGAACTTCAGCACCGGCGGGCCGAGCCAGAAGCCGTGCTTGCTCCGGTACGACCGGGTGATCCACTCGGTGAACGGCATGGCTCGCATGCCGCGGCCGTCATCGGCGACCTCGTTGACCACCGGACTTCCCCGGTCGACCCAGACCAGCAGGCCACGCTCGTCGTCGGCGACCACGCGGGCGGGACGGACCCAACCGAGCCGGCCGCGCCGCACGTTCCGGTGCATGATCAACTGCCCAGGCTGGAACCGCATGTCTCATCCCCCTCGCTCACCAAGCCCAACGACGATGGCGGCCACCAGCGGCGCACGCCGACTCCGTCTGGGACCGGGTGGCCCGGCCCGCAGCGATCCGGGAGCCGGCGCGACCGGCCGGGTGGCGCTCAGTACGACCGGGCCAACACCGCCACCAGATCGGGCTCGTCGTCGCCGTCGGGCACCGAGCCGTCGGGGCGCACCAGGCAGCGCACGGTGACACCGCGCCCGTTCGCCTCGGCCTCGCCGGCCGGCCCGACCTCGGACCAGGGCACCCGGGCCCAGCCGGTGGCCGCCGCGGCGATCGCGTCGGCCAGGTTGCCCACCTCGACGGTGTGCGAC
This window harbors:
- the rplS gene encoding 50S ribosomal protein L19, with protein sequence MNTLDALDAQSQRTDLPDFRAGDTLKVHARVIEGNRSRVQIFQGVVIRRQGAGLRETFTVRKVSFGVGVERTYPVNSPAIDRIEMVTRGDVRRAKLYYLRDLRGKAAKIKEKREKQVS
- the trmD gene encoding tRNA (guanosine(37)-N1)-methyltransferase TrmD, with translation MHVDVVTIFPDYLTPLELSLVGRARRAGLLDIAVHDLRNWTHDVHRTVDDTPYGGGAGMVMRPEPWGAALDELTAPGRPPARLVVPTPVGERFDQAMAQRLAAEPRLIFACGRYEGIDQRVIDHASTRMPVTEVSLGDFVIFGGEVAVLVILEAVTRLIPGVLGNAGSLDEESYADGLLEAPMYTKPPQWRGHEVPEVLRSGDHGRIARWRRDQGLRRTVTRRPDLIAKLAPEKLDKKDIALLLAAGFQVSAADMAE
- the rimM gene encoding ribosome maturation factor RimM (Essential for efficient processing of 16S rRNA), yielding MLIVGRIGRPHGIHGEVTVEVRTDEPELRFAVGSVLITDPAAAPAGREVPDEPLPGAVQVRIPQRLTVESLRWHQGRPLIHFAGITDRNVAEAFRDVLLCVESSEVADPEDPDEYRDQQLVGLTAVSPAGEVLGEVTRVEHAPASDLLVLRRPGGQSVLVPFVRAIVPEVDLPGGRVVVDAPAGLFDL
- a CDS encoding RNA-binding protein is translated as MQAPPSRPDMVLRPALEHLVKGIVTHPDDVRVRLVDSRRGKRLEVRVNPEDLGTVIGRGGRTAKALRQVIGSIGGRGVRVDIVDSY
- the rpsP gene encoding 30S ribosomal protein S16; translated protein: MAVKIRLLRMGKIRNPQYRIVVADSRTKRDGRAIEFVGIYHPKEHPSVIEVTSDRVQYWLSVGAQPSEAVQRLLEKTGDWQKFKGLPAPPPLLMAPERADRTAVYEAEAKASAGIADAPAKPAKKKAEPKADAKAEAKAEPVAEAPAAEAPAAEAPAATEESAGAGSTEQA
- a CDS encoding DUF402 domain-containing protein, encoding MRFQPGQLIMHRNVRRGRLGWVRPARVVADDERGLLVWVDRGSPVVNEVADDGRGMRAMPFTEWITRSYRSKHGFWLGPPVLKFLPAGAAHSVWWFRDDSGRFLNWYVNLEEPGVRWADGELAGVDVVDQDLDVVVRPDRSWTWKDEEEFVERLAFPDHYWVRDEAAVRAEGRRVIKIAEAGEFPFDGTWCGFRPDPGWALPAELPTGWDRPPAVD